A stretch of the Oceanimonas doudoroffii genome encodes the following:
- a CDS encoding LysR substrate-binding domain-containing protein, producing MQYKTNRLPPLNALLAFETAARYQSLTRAAEELCVTQGAISQRVKQLEDFLNVRLFIRKGSRIELTDEARSYLPLLSWLFESLKKGTDDLFHGEQQTQLTLRVAHSFAEHWLIPRLARFREAYPGILLRLLATNHAIPDEPGEVDAEIINGYGNWPDRDAEQLTNDDWVVVASPSLLVHYPADAPLHLLSSYPKLGCYGYREGWRDWFRQQDPQQGYTMPPMEFSTSSLAIAAALQGLGLLLVRYPLVRQLLARRELIQAHAYRMPSQSNHFLLIPPHKRELEKIRVFRHWLLQELEQENAAR from the coding sequence CCGCCGAAGAACTGTGCGTAACCCAGGGCGCCATCAGCCAGCGGGTAAAACAGCTTGAAGACTTTCTGAATGTCAGGCTGTTCATTCGCAAGGGCAGCCGCATCGAACTCACCGACGAGGCCCGGTCCTATCTGCCGCTGTTAAGCTGGCTGTTTGAATCCCTGAAGAAGGGCACGGACGATCTGTTTCACGGCGAGCAACAAACCCAGCTGACCTTGCGGGTGGCCCACAGCTTTGCCGAGCACTGGCTGATCCCTCGGCTGGCCCGTTTTCGCGAGGCTTACCCGGGCATACTGCTGAGGCTGCTGGCCACCAACCATGCCATACCGGACGAACCGGGCGAGGTGGATGCGGAAATCATCAATGGTTACGGCAACTGGCCGGATCGGGACGCCGAGCAACTGACCAACGACGACTGGGTAGTAGTGGCCAGTCCGTCACTGCTGGTGCACTACCCCGCCGATGCCCCGCTGCATTTGTTGTCTTCCTACCCCAAGCTGGGATGCTACGGCTACCGTGAAGGGTGGCGGGACTGGTTTCGGCAGCAGGATCCTCAGCAGGGCTATACCATGCCGCCGATGGAATTTAGCACCTCCAGCCTGGCCATTGCCGCCGCCCTTCAGGGGCTGGGCCTGCTGCTGGTGCGCTACCCACTGGTCAGGCAGTTGCTGGCCCGCCGCGAACTGATCCAGGCCCATGCCTACCGCATGCCGAGCCAGAGCAACCACTTTCTGCTGATTCCGCCCCACAAGCGGGAGCTGGAAAAAATTCGAGTGTTCAGACACTGGCTGCTGCAGGAGCTGGAGCAGGAAAATGCCGCCAGGTAG